A single window of Pseudarthrobacter defluvii DNA harbors:
- the msrB gene encoding peptide-methionine (R)-S-oxide reductase MsrB: MSIFGNSIFGNKATDTVGGGQESTTPGRAVEKTDAQWREELTPEEYHVLRQAGTERPYTGEYWDTHTEGVYQCRACGAELFTSNEKFDSHCGWPSFWAPLAEGNVRYIHDRTLGMERIEVRCGSCDSHLGHVFEGEGYGTPTDQRYCINSVSLRLVSKDDSTDDAGSGSQS, from the coding sequence ATGAGCATCTTTGGAAACAGCATCTTCGGTAACAAGGCAACGGACACGGTTGGCGGCGGCCAGGAAAGCACCACCCCTGGGCGCGCCGTCGAGAAAACCGATGCCCAGTGGCGGGAGGAACTGACCCCGGAGGAATACCACGTCCTCCGGCAGGCCGGCACCGAACGGCCTTACACCGGCGAGTACTGGGATACCCACACCGAGGGCGTCTACCAGTGCCGGGCCTGCGGCGCCGAACTGTTCACCAGCAATGAGAAGTTCGACTCCCACTGCGGCTGGCCCTCCTTCTGGGCTCCCTTGGCCGAGGGGAACGTCCGCTACATCCACGACCGGACCCTGGGCATGGAGCGGATCGAAGTGCGGTGCGGGTCCTGCGACTCCCACCTGGGCCACGTCTTTGAGGGCGAGGGCTATGGCACGCCCACCGACCAGCGCTACTGCATCAACTCCGTTTCCCTCCGGCTGGTCAGCAAGGATGACAGCACGGATGACGCCGGAAGCGGGTCCCAGAGCTAG
- a CDS encoding DUF6421 family protein produces the protein MTEMLTTAVTGISAQNLDWLRLKAAATALQALQVQDGSVPERAHHAAAAGHVDTIVTAIRALSPAFPHDAAYLQAACADFEAWAAGGFAVPDFLSSLLAFQPQEQRHDGLQHLVVFPMYTQNGSSNRLVEAVLVEVIWPEFIAGLEAGEYSNKLFVPIRFVDFTPGYDTNSAVLFPETVAVSQTPTFTWGAIFADREAARFRRVLKAAAEITSLELPEGAAELLADQDLTEATFVMWDLIHDRTHMRGDLPFDPFMIKQRMPYFLYSLEELRCDLTAFRESVRIEKDDDADPETRRHAKLVQYAIIFDRIFRFAITGSRVRNYDGLGGQLLFAWLHQQHVLHWTDTRLTIDWDEVADAVIALGAGIDELYWRSIDRPKTAHWLAAYQLVSATVTPNPASVWAKGPDALPLAGTPRGLTDQVLDDEFPLSMFYEALEKKMRPVIESTAGITGRSAL, from the coding sequence ATGACAGAGATGCTGACCACCGCGGTCACCGGGATTTCCGCACAGAACCTCGACTGGCTCCGGCTCAAGGCCGCCGCCACGGCACTGCAGGCCCTCCAGGTCCAGGACGGATCCGTTCCCGAGCGCGCCCACCACGCGGCAGCAGCCGGGCATGTGGACACCATCGTCACCGCAATCAGGGCATTGTCCCCCGCCTTCCCGCATGACGCCGCCTACCTCCAAGCCGCCTGCGCAGACTTCGAAGCCTGGGCAGCCGGCGGCTTCGCCGTGCCGGACTTCCTGTCTTCCCTGCTGGCGTTCCAGCCCCAGGAGCAGCGCCACGACGGCCTGCAGCACCTGGTGGTCTTCCCCATGTACACCCAAAACGGCAGCAGCAACCGCCTGGTGGAGGCCGTGCTGGTCGAGGTCATCTGGCCGGAGTTCATCGCAGGGCTTGAGGCCGGCGAATACTCGAACAAGCTGTTCGTGCCCATCCGCTTCGTCGACTTCACCCCCGGCTACGACACCAACTCCGCCGTCCTGTTTCCCGAGACGGTGGCCGTCAGCCAGACCCCCACCTTCACCTGGGGCGCCATCTTCGCCGACCGCGAAGCCGCAAGGTTCCGCCGTGTCCTTAAAGCCGCCGCGGAGATCACCTCGCTGGAGCTGCCGGAGGGAGCCGCGGAACTGCTCGCGGACCAGGACCTCACCGAGGCAACGTTCGTGATGTGGGACCTGATCCACGACCGGACGCACATGCGCGGAGACCTGCCGTTCGACCCCTTCATGATCAAGCAGCGGATGCCCTACTTCCTGTACTCGCTGGAGGAACTGCGCTGCGACCTCACCGCTTTCCGCGAGTCGGTCCGGATCGAAAAGGACGACGACGCCGACCCCGAAACCCGGCGGCACGCGAAGCTGGTGCAGTACGCCATCATCTTCGACCGCATCTTCCGCTTCGCCATTACCGGCAGCCGGGTCCGCAACTATGACGGCCTGGGCGGTCAGCTCCTCTTCGCCTGGCTGCACCAGCAGCACGTGCTGCATTGGACGGACACGCGGCTTACCATCGACTGGGATGAGGTGGCGGACGCCGTCATCGCTTTGGGAGCCGGCATCGATGAACTGTACTGGCGTTCCATCGACCGGCCCAAGACCGCCCATTGGCTGGCGGCCTACCAGCTGGTGTCGGCTACCGTCACACCCAACCCGGCCTCCGTGTGGGCCAAGGGCCCCGACGCGCTGCCGCTGGCGGGAACACCCCGCGGCCTCACGGACCAGGTCCTGGATGACGAATTCCCGCTGTCCATGTTCTACGAGGCATTGGAGAAGAAAATGCGCCCGGTCATTGAGTCCACCGCCGGCATTACCGGCCGCTCCGCACTGTGA
- a CDS encoding SDR family oxidoreductase codes for MTGSKPARVLVTGGSGASGIAVARALASAGHRVATVGSDQARIRAAAKEAGDGVTPFTCDLADFDGVRQLREQLSVTFGSVDAVIHLVGGWRGAKGISDQSDDDWDFLERGAVTTLRNVSRVFFDDIAASTAGRFAMVSSTAVDKPAAAVASYVAAKAAAEAWTMAMADGFRRISEAGGGNAAATVLVVKALVDDELRRAHPERKFPGATDVADLAAAVVRLFGAPSTELNGARLRLAD; via the coding sequence GTGACCGGGTCCAAGCCGGCCCGTGTCCTGGTGACCGGCGGCAGCGGCGCGTCCGGAATCGCCGTGGCCCGCGCCCTCGCCTCCGCAGGGCATCGAGTGGCCACAGTGGGCTCCGACCAGGCCAGGATCAGGGCCGCGGCGAAGGAGGCGGGCGACGGCGTCACCCCCTTCACGTGCGACCTCGCGGATTTCGACGGCGTGCGGCAGCTCCGGGAGCAGCTCAGCGTGACCTTCGGGTCGGTGGATGCCGTCATCCATCTGGTGGGCGGCTGGCGCGGGGCCAAGGGAATTTCTGACCAGTCCGATGACGACTGGGACTTCCTGGAACGCGGCGCCGTCACCACGCTGCGGAACGTATCGCGCGTCTTCTTCGACGATATTGCCGCCTCCACCGCCGGACGGTTCGCGATGGTGTCCTCCACAGCAGTGGACAAGCCCGCCGCAGCGGTGGCCAGCTACGTGGCGGCGAAAGCTGCGGCGGAAGCCTGGACCATGGCCATGGCGGACGGCTTCCGCCGAATCTCCGAAGCCGGCGGCGGCAACGCGGCCGCCACCGTGCTGGTGGTCAAAGCCCTGGTGGACGACGAACTCCGCCGCGCCCACCCCGAGCGGAAGTTCCCGGGGGCGACGGACGTCGCTGACCTGGCTGCCGCCGTCGTCCGGCTTTTCGGCGCTCCGTCCACCGAGCTCAACGGTGCACGCCTGCGGCTGGCGGACTGA
- a CDS encoding threonine aldolase family protein — protein MTTTVETGAALRLHDPSVRGFASDNYSGVHPEVLAALAAANEGHQVSYGEDDYTARLQELMVEHFGPGIECFPVFNGTGANVLSLQSLLPRWGAVVCASTAHINMDENGAPERIGGLKLLHVPTPDGKLTPELIDREAWGWGDEHRAQPLAVSITQTTELGTCYTPEEVRAIADHGHAKGMKLHMDGARLANAAAHLGVPLRAFTRDAGVDILSFGGTKNGLLFGEVVVALNPEAAHGLVYLRKMDMQLASKMRFMSAQFIALLEGDLWLRSASHANAMAARLRAAVDSIDGVRPTQKTESNGVFAILPPGIADRLRSSFRFYDWDEATGEVRWMCSFDTTEEDVDAFAAAIRHELRDYRDGQAG, from the coding sequence ATGACGACAACAGTAGAAACCGGCGCGGCGTTGCGGCTGCACGATCCCAGCGTGCGCGGCTTTGCCTCGGACAACTATTCCGGCGTGCACCCCGAAGTCCTGGCCGCCCTTGCCGCGGCCAATGAAGGGCACCAGGTCTCCTATGGCGAAGACGACTACACCGCCCGGCTGCAGGAACTGATGGTTGAGCACTTCGGCCCTGGCATCGAATGCTTCCCGGTCTTCAACGGCACCGGCGCGAACGTCCTGTCACTGCAGTCCCTGCTCCCCCGCTGGGGTGCCGTGGTGTGCGCCTCTACCGCCCACATCAACATGGATGAGAACGGGGCCCCCGAACGCATCGGCGGCCTCAAGCTCCTGCACGTTCCCACGCCGGATGGAAAGCTCACCCCCGAACTGATCGACCGGGAGGCCTGGGGCTGGGGCGACGAACACCGCGCCCAGCCGCTGGCCGTCTCCATCACCCAGACCACCGAGCTGGGCACCTGCTACACGCCCGAAGAGGTTCGCGCCATTGCCGACCACGGGCACGCCAAAGGCATGAAGCTGCACATGGACGGCGCCCGGCTGGCCAACGCGGCTGCCCACCTCGGTGTGCCCCTGCGCGCCTTCACCAGGGACGCCGGGGTGGACATCCTGTCCTTCGGCGGCACCAAGAACGGCCTGCTCTTCGGCGAGGTGGTGGTGGCGCTGAACCCCGAGGCGGCGCACGGCCTGGTCTACCTGCGCAAGATGGACATGCAGCTTGCCTCCAAGATGCGGTTCATGTCGGCCCAGTTCATCGCCCTGCTGGAAGGCGACCTGTGGCTGCGGTCGGCCTCGCACGCCAATGCCATGGCCGCCCGGCTGCGTGCCGCCGTGGACAGCATCGACGGCGTCCGGCCCACCCAGAAGACCGAATCGAACGGCGTCTTCGCCATCCTGCCGCCCGGCATCGCGGACAGGCTGCGCAGTTCCTTCCGCTTCTACGACTGGGACGAAGCCACAGGGGAAGTCCGGTGGATGTGTTCCTTTGACACCACGGAGGAGGATGTTGATGCCTTTGCCGCCGCGATCCGCCACGAACTTCGGGATTACCGGGACGGGCAGGCCGGCTGA
- a CDS encoding DUF3000 domain-containing protein has product MNALDQVPPDFLHALGTLRKARCRKELRLAEIPAPARLAPFAVALGAEVMAPSAGTPATPMHGPAALAFAAASGTATPASDEDETELATGRFILLHDPEGSAVWDGEFRIVTYIRAELEPEMGNDQMLGTVAWTWLVEALENHNAGYRAAGGTATRVLSESFGTLAERPGSIDIELRASWTPDSSDVQAHLEAWSDMVCTFAGLPPLPDGVTALPPRRRSQPNGYGTGR; this is encoded by the coding sequence GTGAACGCACTTGACCAGGTTCCCCCGGATTTTCTCCATGCCCTGGGAACCCTCAGGAAAGCCCGGTGCCGCAAGGAACTGCGCCTCGCGGAGATTCCTGCCCCTGCCCGCCTGGCTCCTTTCGCCGTCGCGCTGGGCGCCGAAGTGATGGCGCCCAGCGCCGGTACCCCTGCCACCCCCATGCACGGGCCGGCGGCGCTGGCCTTCGCTGCTGCCTCCGGAACAGCCACCCCAGCGTCCGATGAGGACGAAACGGAACTTGCCACGGGGCGCTTCATCCTCCTTCACGATCCGGAGGGCTCGGCCGTGTGGGACGGGGAGTTCCGCATCGTCACCTACATCCGGGCCGAGCTGGAACCGGAGATGGGCAACGACCAGATGCTGGGGACAGTGGCGTGGACCTGGCTGGTGGAGGCGCTGGAGAACCACAATGCCGGCTACCGGGCGGCGGGCGGGACCGCCACCCGGGTCCTCTCCGAAAGCTTCGGCACCCTTGCGGAACGCCCGGGATCGATCGACATCGAACTCCGTGCCTCCTGGACCCCGGATTCTTCCGACGTCCAGGCCCACCTTGAGGCGTGGTCCGACATGGTGTGTACCTTCGCCGGGCTCCCGCCGCTGCCCGACGGGGTCACTGCGCTCCCGCCCCGGCGCCGAAGCCAGCCGAACGGTTACGGTACCGGCCGGTAA
- a CDS encoding HRDC domain-containing protein has protein sequence MTLNTPENTTAGVPAAAAAPHITVEGFDSPIPEIIDLDAPREGVPLVIETQSGLERCAAAIAAGTGPAGVDAERASGFRYGQRAFLVQIRREGAGTWLIDPEPFGNLDIINDALRGVEWILHAASQDLPCLSELGMWPDKLFDTELAARLAGLPRVGLAAVIEQLLGFGLAKEHSAADWSTRPLPEPWLRYAALDVEVLAELREELIELLQANGKLEYAEQEFAAILAAGIAPPRVDPWRKTSGLHQIRDRRQLAAVRELWLERDALAQKRDVAPGRLLPDSALVAAAKAMPATVPQLLTTKGFHGRAAQREAPRWLRCISTARTLEELPPLHLATNAPPPPRVWADRDPEAAARLATARPLLQAKAEELDLPLENLLTPDYLRRVAWRPPAEVTEESISAELLTLGARKWQVELSAPLIAGAFLDPQPLPPKESKAATAASGQ, from the coding sequence ATGACCCTAAACACTCCGGAAAACACCACAGCCGGCGTCCCGGCTGCTGCTGCCGCACCCCACATCACGGTGGAGGGCTTCGACAGCCCCATCCCCGAAATCATCGACCTTGACGCTCCCCGGGAGGGCGTCCCGCTGGTCATCGAAACCCAGTCCGGCCTGGAGCGGTGCGCTGCCGCCATCGCCGCCGGGACCGGACCCGCCGGCGTGGACGCCGAGCGTGCTTCCGGTTTCCGCTACGGCCAGCGCGCCTTCCTGGTGCAGATACGGCGTGAGGGGGCCGGCACCTGGCTGATCGACCCCGAGCCGTTCGGGAACCTGGACATCATCAACGACGCCCTGCGCGGCGTCGAATGGATCCTGCACGCCGCCAGCCAGGACCTGCCCTGCCTTTCCGAGCTGGGCATGTGGCCGGACAAACTCTTCGACACCGAACTCGCCGCGCGGCTGGCCGGACTGCCCCGCGTGGGCCTGGCCGCAGTCATCGAGCAGCTGCTGGGGTTCGGGCTGGCCAAGGAACACTCCGCCGCGGACTGGTCCACCCGGCCCCTCCCGGAGCCGTGGCTGCGCTATGCCGCACTGGACGTCGAAGTCCTGGCCGAACTGCGCGAGGAACTCATCGAGCTGCTGCAGGCCAACGGGAAACTGGAGTACGCCGAGCAGGAATTCGCAGCCATCCTGGCCGCGGGCATCGCTCCCCCGCGGGTGGACCCGTGGCGCAAGACGTCCGGCCTGCACCAGATCCGGGACCGTCGCCAGCTGGCCGCCGTCCGCGAGCTCTGGCTGGAACGCGATGCACTGGCGCAAAAGCGTGACGTGGCCCCCGGCAGGCTGCTTCCCGATTCCGCCCTCGTTGCGGCGGCAAAGGCCATGCCCGCCACGGTTCCGCAGCTGCTCACCACCAAGGGTTTCCATGGGCGCGCCGCCCAGCGTGAAGCTCCCCGCTGGCTGCGCTGCATCTCCACAGCCCGCACGCTCGAGGAACTGCCGCCGCTGCACCTGGCCACCAACGCACCGCCCCCTCCGCGGGTCTGGGCGGACCGTGATCCGGAAGCCGCCGCCCGCCTGGCCACGGCCCGGCCCTTGCTCCAGGCCAAGGCTGAGGAACTGGACCTGCCGCTGGAAAACCTCCTGACGCCCGACTACCTGCGGCGGGTGGCCTGGCGGCCCCCGGCGGAGGTCACGGAAGAGTCGATTTCGGCCGAGCTGCTCACGCTCGGTGCCCGGAAGTGGCAGGTGGAACTCTCTGCTCCCCTGATCGCGGGTGCCTTCCTGGACCCGCAGCCGCTGCCGCCCAAGGAGTCGAAGGCAGCCACCGCAGCCAGCGGCCAGTAA
- a CDS encoding thiolase family protein: MSQHGSGASQRTVRDVVFVDGVRTPFGRAGEKGIYAGTRADDLIVKCIRGLLRRNPSLPPERIDEVAIAATTQTGDQGLTLGRTAALLAGLPRTVPGFAIDRMCAGAMTAVTTTAGGIGFGAYDVVIAGGVEHMGHHPMGSGADPNPRFMSERLVDPAALNMGNTAENLHDRFPAITKQRTDAYAVASQDKLAAAYQDGRIQPDLVPVAARKPGEGWTVHSKDEPPRPGTTVDDLAALRTPFRAHGRVTAGNAAGLNDGATAAVLASSDTAAELGLPVKMRLVSYAYAGVEPEVMGIGPVPATEKALQNAGLGIDDIGLFEINEAFAVQVLSFLDHYGIADDDPRVNRYGGAIAVGHPLASSGVRLMIQLARQFEEDPTVRYGITTMCVGLGMGGTVIWENPHHPDYSGNPSGHTAADVSAAADVSEGALA, translated from the coding sequence GTGAGCCAGCACGGAAGCGGCGCATCCCAGCGCACTGTCCGCGACGTCGTCTTTGTGGACGGCGTCCGCACACCCTTCGGCAGGGCCGGCGAGAAAGGAATCTACGCCGGAACCCGGGCCGACGACCTGATCGTGAAATGCATCCGCGGCCTGCTGCGCCGCAACCCGTCCCTTCCGCCGGAACGGATCGACGAGGTGGCCATCGCCGCCACCACCCAGACCGGCGACCAGGGCCTCACCCTGGGCCGGACCGCCGCGCTGCTGGCAGGCCTCCCCCGCACGGTCCCCGGCTTCGCCATCGACCGCATGTGCGCCGGGGCCATGACCGCCGTCACCACGACGGCAGGTGGCATCGGCTTCGGCGCCTACGACGTGGTGATCGCCGGCGGCGTGGAACACATGGGCCACCACCCCATGGGCTCCGGAGCGGACCCGAACCCGCGGTTCATGTCCGAACGCCTGGTTGATCCGGCGGCCCTGAACATGGGCAACACGGCAGAAAACCTGCACGACCGTTTTCCGGCCATCACCAAGCAGCGCACCGACGCCTACGCGGTGGCCTCCCAGGACAAGTTGGCAGCCGCCTACCAGGATGGCCGGATCCAGCCGGACCTGGTTCCCGTCGCTGCCCGCAAGCCCGGCGAGGGCTGGACCGTCCACAGCAAGGACGAACCTCCCCGGCCCGGCACCACGGTCGACGACCTCGCTGCCCTTCGCACCCCCTTCCGCGCCCACGGCCGGGTCACTGCCGGGAACGCGGCCGGCCTCAATGACGGCGCCACCGCAGCCGTCCTGGCATCCTCCGACACCGCCGCAGAGCTGGGCCTGCCCGTGAAGATGCGGCTGGTCAGCTACGCCTACGCAGGCGTGGAGCCGGAAGTCATGGGCATCGGCCCCGTGCCGGCCACCGAGAAGGCGCTGCAGAACGCGGGACTGGGCATCGACGACATCGGCCTGTTCGAAATCAACGAGGCGTTCGCCGTCCAGGTCCTGAGCTTCCTGGACCACTACGGCATCGCCGACGACGACCCCCGGGTCAACCGGTACGGCGGCGCCATCGCCGTGGGCCACCCGCTCGCTTCCTCCGGCGTCCGGCTGATGATCCAGCTGGCCCGCCAGTTCGAGGAAGATCCCACCGTCCGGTACGGAATCACCACCATGTGCGTGGGCCTGGGCATGGGCGGCACCGTGATCTGGGAAAACCCGCACCACCCCGACTACAGTGGAAACCCCTCCGGCCACACCGCCGCTGATGTTTCCGCCGCCGCTGACGTTTCCGAAGGAGCCCTGGCATGA
- a CDS encoding 3-hydroxyacyl-CoA dehydrogenase NAD-binding domain-containing protein: protein MSAADFRKLADLFPNETVTHSYVQDITLPGTAGKPSPGTFALVTLDNDLDHTKPTTLGPNTLVELGTVLEGLRDRAARGEIVGVGVTGKPHYLVAGADLSAVKSLEKREHGLWMAQLGHDVYATLANLGVPSFAFINGAALGGGLEIALQSTYRTVSTGAGALALPEGFLGLVPGWGGVYILPRLVGPENAVKVMIENPLSNNRTLSGAQAFRMGIADAVFEPADFLEQSLAWAAEIISGDVVPERPNAVDPSAPDSAARWTAAVDAGRKFVEGKTSNASPAPAKVLELLEANRTMTAAESAALECATLADLMQTDEFRSTVYAFLDLVQKRAKRPAGAPDRKLARPVTKVGVVGAGLMAGQLALLFARQLKVPVVLTDIDQARVDKGVAYVHAEVDKLLAKGRVSQDAANRTKALVTGSVSKEAFADADFVIEAVFEELHIKKQVFAELEGIVAPECVLATNTSSLSVTEMAADLQHPERLVGFHFFNPVAVMPLLEIVRAPRTDDAVLATAFELAKALKKTGVLVKDAAAFVVNRILLRLMGEVTAAFDEGTPADVADNALRPMGLPMSPFTLLAMVGLPVAQHVQESLHTAFGDRFPVSANLKKLIDNNVKALWENSPDGSRAVPASTLELMSFGTTPSTEEQVLRRVQDALAEEIGLMLDEGVVAGPEDIDLCMILGAGWPMFLGGITPYLDRVGAAERINGKRFLAPGVASPADGQPQQ from the coding sequence ATGAGCGCCGCAGATTTCCGCAAGTTGGCCGACCTTTTCCCCAACGAAACCGTGACCCACTCCTACGTGCAGGACATCACCCTCCCCGGCACGGCAGGGAAACCAAGCCCGGGCACCTTCGCCCTGGTCACCCTGGACAACGACCTGGACCACACCAAGCCCACCACACTGGGACCCAACACCCTGGTGGAGCTGGGCACCGTGCTGGAGGGCCTGCGGGACCGTGCCGCGCGGGGCGAAATCGTGGGCGTCGGCGTCACCGGCAAGCCGCACTACCTGGTGGCTGGAGCCGATCTTTCCGCGGTGAAGTCGCTGGAGAAGCGCGAGCACGGACTGTGGATGGCGCAGTTGGGCCATGACGTCTACGCCACCCTGGCTAACCTGGGCGTCCCCAGCTTCGCCTTCATCAACGGCGCAGCCCTCGGTGGGGGCCTCGAAATCGCCCTGCAGTCCACCTACCGCACCGTGTCCACCGGTGCGGGCGCCCTGGCGCTGCCCGAAGGTTTCCTTGGCCTGGTGCCCGGCTGGGGCGGCGTCTACATCCTTCCCCGCCTTGTGGGTCCGGAAAATGCCGTCAAGGTCATGATCGAGAACCCGCTGAGCAACAACCGGACCCTCTCCGGCGCCCAGGCCTTCCGCATGGGCATCGCCGACGCCGTCTTCGAACCCGCCGACTTCCTGGAACAATCGCTTGCCTGGGCCGCGGAAATCATCTCCGGCGACGTCGTCCCGGAGCGGCCCAACGCCGTCGACCCCTCCGCCCCGGACAGCGCAGCCCGCTGGACCGCGGCCGTTGACGCCGGCCGGAAGTTCGTTGAAGGCAAGACCTCCAACGCCTCCCCCGCCCCCGCCAAGGTCCTGGAACTCCTCGAGGCCAACCGGACCATGACAGCCGCGGAATCCGCCGCGCTGGAATGCGCAACGCTGGCCGACCTCATGCAGACGGACGAGTTCCGCTCCACCGTCTACGCCTTCCTGGACCTGGTGCAGAAGCGCGCCAAGCGCCCGGCCGGCGCCCCCGACCGCAAGCTGGCCCGCCCCGTCACCAAGGTAGGTGTCGTCGGTGCCGGGCTCATGGCGGGCCAACTGGCGCTGCTCTTCGCCCGGCAGCTGAAGGTACCGGTGGTCCTGACCGACATCGACCAGGCGCGCGTGGACAAGGGCGTTGCCTACGTCCATGCCGAGGTGGACAAGCTGCTGGCCAAGGGGCGCGTCAGCCAGGACGCAGCCAACCGCACCAAGGCGCTGGTCACCGGATCGGTGTCCAAGGAAGCCTTCGCGGATGCTGACTTCGTGATCGAGGCCGTCTTCGAAGAACTCCACATCAAGAAGCAGGTGTTCGCCGAACTCGAAGGGATTGTTGCGCCGGAGTGCGTCCTGGCCACCAACACGTCATCCCTCTCTGTGACGGAAATGGCCGCCGACCTGCAGCACCCTGAGCGGCTGGTGGGTTTCCACTTCTTCAACCCGGTGGCCGTCATGCCGCTGCTGGAGATCGTCCGCGCCCCGCGGACCGATGACGCCGTGCTGGCCACCGCTTTCGAGCTTGCGAAAGCCCTGAAGAAAACCGGCGTGCTGGTCAAGGACGCCGCTGCGTTCGTGGTCAACCGCATCCTGCTCCGGCTCATGGGGGAAGTGACGGCCGCGTTCGACGAAGGGACCCCGGCAGACGTGGCGGACAACGCGCTGCGGCCCATGGGCCTTCCCATGAGCCCATTCACGCTGCTGGCCATGGTTGGCCTTCCCGTGGCCCAGCACGTCCAGGAATCGCTGCACACCGCTTTCGGCGACCGCTTCCCAGTCTCCGCCAACCTGAAAAAGCTCATCGACAACAACGTCAAGGCGCTCTGGGAAAACAGCCCCGACGGTTCCCGCGCCGTCCCGGCCTCCACGCTCGAGCTGATGTCCTTCGGCACCACGCCTTCCACCGAAGAGCAGGTGCTGCGCCGCGTCCAGGATGCCCTGGCCGAGGAAATCGGCCTGATGCTGGACGAGGGCGTCGTGGCCGGGCCTGAGGACATTGACCTCTGCATGATCCTTGGTGCGGGCTGGCCGATGTTCCTGGGCGGCATCACGCCGTACCTTGACCGGGTGGGCGCCGCCGAGCGGATCAACGGTAAGCGTTTCCTGGCGCCCGGCGTCGCGTCCCCGGCGGACGGCCAGCCGCAGCAGTAG